From the Chitinivorax sp. PXF-14 genome, one window contains:
- the tldD gene encoding metalloprotease TldD, whose protein sequence is MSVAQATAATVDVDALFDTAQDTLLIPYSLDDRALDRVFSDIMTHDVDYADLYFQYSRSEGWTLEEGIVKSGSFNIDQGVGVRAVSGEKTAFAYSDDISLPALKQAAEATRAIARAGGSRSVGVLQRASGRGLYLPMDPIASLTDADKVELLERLEGYARTADPRVTQVIAHLAGEYEVVMVARHDGVRGADVRPLVRVSVQVIIEENGRREQGSAGGGGRFDYGYFDDQMLRDYAAKAVHQAAVNLAARPAPAGEMTVVLGAGWPGILLHEAIGHGLEGDFNRKGSSAFSNRIGQQVAARGVTVVDDGTLPQRRGSLNVDDEGNPTQRTVLIEDGILQGYLQDSLNARLMGVGVTGNGRRESYAHIPMPRMTNTCMMAGDKSPEEIIASVKHGIYAANFGGGQVDITSGKFVFSAAEAYMIENGKLTYPVKGATLIGNGPDVLTRVTMIGNDMQLDPGVGTCGKEGQSVPVGVGQPTLRIDGGLTVGGTA, encoded by the coding sequence ATGTCTGTCGCCCAAGCCACGGCTGCCACCGTCGACGTCGATGCCCTGTTCGATACTGCCCAGGACACCCTGCTGATACCCTATTCGCTCGACGATCGGGCGCTGGACCGGGTGTTCTCGGACATCATGACCCACGACGTCGACTATGCCGACCTGTATTTCCAGTACAGCCGCTCCGAGGGCTGGACGCTGGAAGAGGGCATCGTCAAGTCCGGCAGCTTCAACATCGATCAGGGCGTCGGCGTGCGCGCCGTGTCGGGCGAGAAGACTGCGTTCGCCTATTCCGACGACATCAGCCTGCCGGCGCTGAAACAGGCGGCCGAGGCCACGCGCGCCATCGCGCGTGCCGGCGGCTCGCGCTCAGTCGGCGTACTGCAGCGGGCCTCGGGGCGCGGCCTGTACCTGCCGATGGACCCGATCGCCAGCCTCACCGACGCCGACAAGGTGGAACTGCTCGAACGGCTCGAAGGCTATGCCCGCACCGCTGACCCGCGCGTGACCCAGGTCATCGCCCATCTGGCCGGCGAGTACGAGGTGGTCATGGTGGCGCGCCACGATGGCGTGCGCGGCGCCGATGTGCGCCCGCTGGTGCGCGTGTCGGTGCAGGTGATCATCGAGGAGAATGGCCGGCGCGAGCAGGGCAGCGCCGGTGGCGGCGGCCGTTTCGACTATGGCTATTTCGACGACCAGATGCTGCGCGACTACGCGGCCAAGGCGGTGCACCAGGCTGCCGTCAACCTCGCCGCCAGGCCCGCGCCGGCCGGCGAGATGACGGTGGTGCTCGGTGCTGGCTGGCCCGGCATCCTGCTGCACGAGGCGATCGGGCACGGCCTCGAAGGGGATTTCAACCGCAAGGGTTCGAGTGCCTTCTCCAACCGCATCGGCCAGCAGGTTGCCGCGCGCGGCGTCACCGTGGTCGACGACGGCACGCTGCCGCAGCGGCGCGGCTCGCTCAACGTTGACGACGAGGGCAACCCGACCCAGCGCACGGTGCTGATCGAGGATGGCATCCTGCAAGGCTATCTGCAGGACAGCCTGAATGCGCGTCTGATGGGCGTGGGGGTGACCGGCAACGGCCGGCGCGAATCCTACGCGCACATCCCGATGCCACGCATGACCAACACCTGCATGATGGCGGGCGACAAGAGCCCGGAAGAGATCATCGCCTCGGTCAAGCATGGCATCTATGCCGCCAATTTCGGCGGTGGTCAGGTTGACATCACCAGCGGCAAGTTCGTGTTCTCGGCGGCTGAGGCCTACATGATCGAGAACGGCAAGCTGACCTATCCGGTCAAGGGCGCCACGCTGATCGGCAACGGCCCCGACGTGCTGACGCGCGTGACCATGATCGGCAACGATATGCAGCTCGACCCCGGTGTCGGCACCTGCGGCAAGGAGGGGCAGAGCGTGCCGGTGGGCGTAGGCCAGCCGACCTTGCGTATCGACGGCGGGTTGACGGTCGGCGGCACCGCCTGA
- a CDS encoding phage tail sheath family protein: MPEYLAPGVYVEETSFRAKSIEGVSTTTTGFVGPTRYGPIDIEPEVVTSLGEFERMYGDRQQLRFDGAPAMHNYMWHAVRAFFEQGGKRLYVSRVFASVSSTDDGYADAWLTTDGQRPATNAAVRRTVRVRARFPGSSGAMRVRLTLSLSQNILGEQPDPNDSSQRVKTLNGLLPGDVVWISNINNASPLGSPPAAGTPEPGDFYLAGNALDPTTREPIWQFTNPLSGTSLSSPPATVTLADLAYHANPAFRDKVRVLSLSITVFPDEDSDQPPQTWSGLPLDPDHTRAGQPDSVFDVFAARPASLSLARRLPVVVERGRALLNPGDAHEGTDVGNGIQALQAFFAAKSSLLSSLAQPGSPDADRSVDYVLDGGNDGVRPGFDAYEGTAPDDSPFKTGLKSLEAIEDISIVAAPGSTFGYEGDYRDNAATIISLLISHAERMRYRIAVLDCGDGQTIADVRALRAQYDSKYAALYYPWVKILDPVTRREVAMPPSGFVAGIYARNDIERAVYKAPANEVVTLALGFETMLNKAQQEVLNPEGVNCFRFFEGRGYRLWGARTISSDPEWKYVNLRRYFAYLERSIDLGTQWAVFEPNGERLWANVRETIKDFLFNEWSNGALLGETADKAFFVRCDRSTMTQNDLDNGRLVCLIGVAPLRPAEFVIFRIGQWTADRKS; the protein is encoded by the coding sequence ATGCCCGAATACCTGGCCCCTGGCGTCTACGTCGAGGAGACCTCGTTCCGCGCCAAGTCGATCGAAGGGGTGAGCACCACCACCACCGGCTTTGTCGGCCCCACGCGCTACGGCCCGATCGACATCGAACCCGAGGTCGTGACGAGCCTCGGCGAGTTCGAACGCATGTATGGCGACCGGCAGCAGTTGCGCTTCGATGGCGCGCCGGCGATGCACAACTACATGTGGCACGCGGTGCGTGCGTTCTTCGAGCAGGGCGGCAAGCGGCTCTACGTGTCGCGCGTGTTTGCGTCGGTCTCGTCCACCGACGACGGCTATGCCGATGCCTGGCTCACCACCGATGGCCAGCGCCCCGCCACCAACGCCGCGGTACGCCGCACGGTGCGCGTGCGCGCGCGCTTTCCCGGCAGCTCGGGCGCGATGCGGGTGCGGCTGACGTTGAGCCTGTCGCAGAACATCCTCGGCGAGCAGCCCGACCCGAACGACAGCAGCCAGCGCGTCAAGACGCTGAACGGCCTGCTGCCCGGCGACGTGGTGTGGATCAGCAACATCAACAACGCCTCGCCGCTCGGTTCGCCGCCGGCAGCGGGCACGCCGGAGCCTGGCGATTTCTATCTGGCCGGGAACGCGCTCGACCCGACCACGCGCGAGCCGATCTGGCAGTTCACCAATCCGCTCTCCGGCACCAGCCTGAGCAGCCCGCCCGCCACCGTGACGCTGGCCGACCTGGCTTACCACGCCAACCCGGCCTTCCGCGACAAGGTGCGCGTGCTGAGCCTGAGCATCACCGTCTTCCCCGACGAGGACAGCGACCAGCCGCCGCAGACCTGGTCCGGCCTGCCGCTCGACCCCGACCATACGCGTGCCGGCCAGCCCGACTCGGTGTTCGACGTGTTTGCCGCACGGCCGGCGAGTCTGTCGCTGGCGCGGCGGCTGCCGGTGGTGGTCGAGCGCGGCCGCGCACTGCTCAACCCCGGCGATGCGCATGAAGGCACCGATGTCGGCAACGGCATTCAGGCGCTGCAGGCCTTTTTTGCCGCCAAGAGCAGCCTGCTGTCCTCGCTGGCGCAGCCGGGCTCGCCCGATGCCGACCGCTCGGTCGATTACGTGCTTGATGGCGGTAACGATGGCGTGCGCCCCGGCTTCGATGCCTACGAAGGTACCGCGCCCGACGACAGCCCGTTCAAGACCGGCCTCAAGTCGCTCGAAGCAATCGAGGACATCTCGATCGTCGCCGCACCGGGCTCCACCTTTGGCTACGAGGGTGATTACCGCGACAACGCGGCGACCATCATCAGCCTGCTGATCAGCCACGCCGAACGCATGCGCTACCGCATCGCCGTGCTCGACTGCGGCGATGGCCAGACCATCGCCGACGTGCGGGCCTTGCGCGCGCAGTACGACTCCAAGTACGCCGCGCTGTATTACCCGTGGGTGAAGATTCTCGACCCGGTGACGCGGCGCGAGGTGGCCATGCCGCCGTCCGGCTTTGTCGCCGGCATCTACGCGCGCAACGACATCGAGCGGGCCGTCTACAAGGCGCCGGCGAACGAGGTGGTGACGCTGGCGCTGGGCTTCGAGACCATGCTCAACAAGGCGCAGCAGGAGGTGCTCAACCCCGAGGGTGTCAACTGTTTCCGCTTCTTCGAGGGGCGCGGCTACCGGCTGTGGGGCGCACGCACGATCAGCTCGGACCCGGAATGGAAATACGTCAACCTGCGCCGCTATTTCGCCTATCTCGAACGCTCGATCGACCTCGGCACGCAGTGGGCCGTCTTCGAGCCCAACGGCGAGCGGCTGTGGGCCAATGTGCGCGAGACGATCAAGGATTTCCTGTTCAACGAGTGGAGCAATGGCGCACTGCTGGGCGAGACCGCGGACAAGGCCTTCTTCGTGCGCTGCGACCGCTCGACCATGACCCAGAACGACCTCGACAACGGCCGCCTGGTCTGCCTGATCGGCGTCGCGCCGCTGCGGCCGGCCGAGTTCGTGATCTTCCGCATCGGCCAGTGGACGGCCGACCGCAAATCCTGA
- a CDS encoding carbon-nitrogen hydrolase family protein, whose protein sequence is MSTKARSASKPRKAAPAASGMVRIAALQMASGPSVSANLAEAEMLIEMAAKEGARLAVLPEYFAIMGMKETDKVEVAEEEGRGPIQRFLARMAKKHKMWLVGGSVPLVSSQPGKVRNACLVFDDRGKLAARYDKIHLFGLEMGGERYHEERTIEPGSSVVVVETPFGRMGLSICYDLRFPELYRAMHPVDLIVVPAAFTETTGKAHWETLIRARAIENMAYVVAAAQGGYHLNGRETHGHSMIVDPWGVVLDRLSRGSGVVIANINADYQQKLRNSLPALQHRTL, encoded by the coding sequence ATGTCAACCAAGGCCCGTAGTGCCAGCAAGCCGCGCAAGGCGGCGCCGGCAGCCAGCGGCATGGTGCGCATCGCCGCGCTGCAGATGGCGTCGGGGCCGTCGGTCAGCGCCAATCTCGCCGAGGCCGAGATGCTGATCGAGATGGCCGCGAAGGAGGGCGCAAGGCTCGCCGTGCTGCCCGAGTATTTCGCGATCATGGGCATGAAGGAGACCGACAAGGTCGAGGTGGCCGAAGAAGAGGGCCGCGGCCCGATCCAGCGCTTTCTCGCGCGTATGGCGAAGAAGCACAAGATGTGGCTGGTCGGCGGCTCGGTGCCGCTGGTGTCCAGCCAGCCCGGTAAGGTGCGCAATGCCTGCCTTGTTTTCGACGACCGCGGCAAGCTCGCCGCGCGTTACGACAAGATCCACCTGTTCGGCCTTGAGATGGGCGGCGAGCGCTACCACGAGGAGCGCACGATCGAGCCCGGCAGCAGCGTGGTGGTGGTGGAGACGCCATTCGGCCGCATGGGCCTGTCGATCTGCTACGACCTGCGTTTTCCCGAGCTGTATCGCGCCATGCACCCGGTCGACCTGATCGTGGTGCCGGCCGCCTTTACCGAGACCACGGGCAAGGCGCACTGGGAAACACTGATCCGCGCGCGGGCGATCGAGAACATGGCCTACGTCGTGGCGGCGGCGCAGGGCGGCTATCACCTCAATGGCCGCGAGACGCACGGCCACAGCATGATCGTCGACCCCTGGGGCGTGGTGCTGGACCGCCTGTCGCGCGGCTCGGGCGTGGTGATTGCCAATATCAACGCCGACTACCAGCAGAAGCTGCGCAACAGCCTGCCCGCCCTGCAGCACCGCACATTGTGA
- a CDS encoding DUF4255 domain-containing protein, whose amino-acid sequence MATFNAAAAVSKAVLGLIQEHYPRALLLSPRFELYTTAQFAEPMAEGFSLCLYRVALNTIGRNLPLRRTADGRLWRPSLPVDLHYMLTPWAADGERQQRLLGWAARFIEDRAVLPASVINSYMPEPDTFRDDEAVELVFDTMPIADYLGLWDKFTPRMQTPLTYITRLVELDSTISVDEAGPVQTRAFDVGFTQ is encoded by the coding sequence ATGGCGACCTTCAATGCAGCCGCGGCTGTCAGCAAAGCCGTGCTGGGCTTGATTCAGGAGCACTATCCGCGTGCGCTCCTGCTGAGCCCCCGATTCGAGCTCTATACCACCGCCCAGTTTGCCGAGCCCATGGCGGAGGGCTTTTCGCTATGCCTCTACCGGGTGGCGCTCAACACCATCGGCCGCAACCTGCCGCTGCGCCGCACGGCGGACGGGCGGCTGTGGCGGCCCTCGCTGCCGGTGGACCTGCATTACATGCTGACGCCCTGGGCCGCCGACGGCGAGCGCCAGCAGCGCCTGCTCGGCTGGGCCGCGCGCTTCATCGAGGACCGCGCCGTGCTGCCGGCCTCGGTGATCAACTCCTACATGCCCGAGCCCGACACCTTCCGCGACGACGAGGCCGTCGAGCTGGTGTTCGACACGATGCCGATCGCCGATTACCTGGGGCTGTGGGACAAGTTCACCCCGCGCATGCAGACGCCGCTGACCTACATCACGCGGCTGGTGGAGCTCGATTCGACGATCTCGGTGGATGAGGCCGGCCCGGTGCAGACGCGCGCCTTCGACGTGGGGTTCACGCAATGA
- a CDS encoding DEAD/DEAH box helicase, with protein sequence MSDITFADLGLHPSILKALDEAGYTAPTPIQAAAIPEIVAGHDVMASAQTGTGKTAGFMLPALQKLTEESKVQGRGPRILVLTPTRELAQQVAQAAQTYGKNLRRAKVVSIVGGVSYRTQNQVLDKPYEILVATPGRLIDQINSGRIDFSRLEMLILDEADRMLDMGFSDDVLAIAEATPADRQTALFSATLEGVVGRLADKLLKTPKRLQIAAQTARHEQIEQKLHYVDDLSHKHRLLNHFIRDTEVKQAIVFTATKRDADTLADDLAAEGFPAAALHGDMQQRDRQRTLTRLRSGAVRILVATDVAARGIDVAGISHVINFDLPKFAEDYVHRIGRTGRAGSSGIAISFAGRQDVMLLKRIERFTGQSIAPFEVEGMEARFKPREFTGGGRGEGRGQGRGGKPGGFGGGRGRSGGFGGGGNRDFAPRREGQGQGQGRSQGFGGEQRAPREGGFGGEQRSFNSQPRSFNNEQRFGDRSGFGGDRNREGRSFGGEQREGRSFGGDREGRNVGGEQREGRSFGGDREGRSFGGERAPRSFGDRGGRSFGDNRGNGDRSFGDRSSRPAPRNRDR encoded by the coding sequence TTGTCTGATATTACTTTTGCCGATCTCGGCCTGCACCCATCCATTCTCAAGGCGCTGGACGAAGCGGGCTATACCGCTCCCACGCCGATCCAGGCTGCAGCCATTCCCGAGATCGTTGCCGGCCATGACGTGATGGCTTCCGCCCAGACCGGCACTGGCAAGACCGCGGGCTTCATGCTGCCCGCGCTGCAGAAACTGACCGAAGAATCCAAGGTGCAAGGCCGTGGCCCGCGCATCCTGGTACTGACCCCGACCCGCGAACTGGCGCAGCAGGTTGCGCAAGCCGCCCAGACCTACGGCAAGAACCTGCGTCGCGCCAAGGTTGTCAGCATCGTTGGCGGCGTGTCCTACCGCACGCAGAACCAGGTGCTCGACAAGCCTTATGAAATCCTGGTGGCCACGCCTGGCCGTCTGATCGACCAGATCAACAGCGGCCGCATCGATTTCTCGCGCCTTGAAATGCTGATTCTCGACGAAGCTGACCGCATGCTCGACATGGGCTTCTCCGACGACGTGCTGGCCATTGCCGAAGCCACGCCGGCAGACCGCCAGACCGCGCTGTTCTCGGCGACGCTCGAAGGTGTCGTCGGCCGCCTCGCCGACAAGCTGCTGAAGACGCCGAAGCGCCTGCAGATCGCAGCGCAGACCGCGCGTCACGAACAGATCGAGCAGAAGCTGCACTATGTGGACGACCTGAGCCACAAGCACCGCCTGCTCAACCATTTCATCCGCGACACGGAAGTCAAGCAGGCCATCGTGTTCACCGCGACCAAGCGCGATGCCGATACGCTGGCTGACGACCTGGCCGCAGAAGGCTTCCCGGCTGCTGCCCTGCATGGCGACATGCAGCAGCGCGACCGTCAGCGCACGCTGACCCGTCTGCGCAGCGGCGCGGTGCGCATCCTCGTCGCGACCGACGTGGCCGCACGCGGTATCGACGTTGCCGGCATCAGCCACGTCATCAACTTCGACCTGCCCAAGTTCGCCGAAGACTATGTACACCGTATCGGCCGTACCGGCCGCGCCGGCTCCAGCGGTATCGCGATCTCGTTCGCGGGCCGTCAGGACGTGATGCTGCTCAAGCGCATCGAACGCTTCACCGGCCAGTCGATCGCACCGTTCGAAGTCGAAGGCATGGAAGCCCGCTTCAAGCCGCGTGAATTCACCGGCGGTGGTCGTGGCGAAGGCCGTGGCCAGGGCCGTGGCGGCAAGCCCGGTGGTTTTGGCGGTGGCCGTGGCCGCAGCGGTGGCTTCGGTGGCGGCGGCAACCGTGACTTCGCGCCGCGCCGTGAAGGCCAGGGCCAAGGCCAAGGCCGTTCGCAGGGTTTCGGCGGCGAACAGCGCGCACCGCGTGAAGGCGGCTTCGGCGGCGAACAACGCAGCTTCAACAGCCAGCCTCGTTCGTTCAACAACGAGCAGCGCTTTGGCGACCGTTCCGGCTTCGGCGGCGATCGCAACCGCGAAGGTCGCAGCTTTGGTGGCGAACAACGCGAAGGCCGCAGTTTCGGCGGCGACCGCGAAGGTCGTAACGTCGGTGGCGAGCAGCGCGAAGGCCGTAGCTTCGGCGGTGACCGCGAAGGCCGCAGCTTTGGTGGCGAGCGCGCTCCGCGCAGCTTTGGCGACCGTGGCGGCCGTAGCTTCGGCGACAACCGTGGCAACGGCGACCGTAGCTTCGGCGATCGTTCGAGCCGTCCGGCTCCGCGTAACCGCGACCGCTGA
- the typA gene encoding translational GTPase TypA — protein sequence MTRAIRNIAIIAHVDHGKTTMVDKLLHQAGTFRENQHIAERVMDSNDLEKERGITILAKNTAVNYEGVHINIVDTPGHADFGGEVERVLGMVDGVLLLVDAVEGPMPQTRFVTRKALALGLKPIVVINKVDRPGARPNWVIDQTFDLFDKLGANDEQLDFPVVYASALNGWATLDLAQPSDNMRALFETVLKHVEPPKGSPDEPLQLQISALDYSTYTGRIGVGRVARGRIKPGQQVMVMGRDGNKTAKINQVLGFQGLERVLVDEAQAGDIILINGIEEIGIGVTIADVNSPEALPMLSVDEPTLTMTFQVNNSPLAGTEGKFVTSRQIRDRLTKELLTNVALRVEDTSDADTFLVSGRGELHLTILLENMRREGYELSVSKPRVVMKDIDGEKCEPYEMLTVDVEEANQGAVMEELGRRRGEMVDMVSDSNGRTRIEYKIPARGLIGFQGEFLTMTRGTGIMAHVFDEYGPVKADIPGRHNGVLISQENGEAVAYALWNLEDRGRMFVSPGEKLYEGMIIGIHSRDNDLVVNPIKGKKLTNVRASGTDEAVRLTTPVKLTLESAIEFIDDDELVEITPQNIRLRKRHLQEHERKRAAKSEG from the coding sequence ATGACGCGCGCCATCCGCAATATTGCCATTATTGCTCACGTTGACCATGGCAAGACCACCATGGTCGACAAGCTGCTGCACCAGGCAGGCACTTTCCGTGAAAACCAGCACATCGCCGAACGCGTGATGGACAGCAACGACCTGGAAAAAGAGCGCGGCATCACGATTCTGGCCAAGAATACCGCCGTCAACTATGAAGGCGTTCACATCAACATCGTCGATACCCCGGGGCACGCCGACTTCGGCGGCGAAGTCGAACGCGTACTCGGCATGGTCGACGGCGTGCTGCTGCTGGTCGATGCGGTCGAAGGCCCGATGCCGCAGACCCGCTTCGTTACCCGCAAGGCGCTGGCGCTGGGCCTGAAGCCCATCGTCGTGATCAACAAGGTCGACCGCCCGGGCGCGCGTCCGAACTGGGTGATCGATCAGACGTTCGACCTGTTCGACAAGCTGGGCGCCAACGACGAGCAGCTCGACTTCCCGGTGGTCTACGCTTCGGCCCTGAACGGCTGGGCGACGCTCGACTTGGCGCAGCCGTCCGACAATATGCGCGCGCTGTTCGAAACCGTGCTGAAGCACGTCGAGCCGCCCAAGGGCAGTCCGGACGAGCCGCTGCAGCTGCAGATCTCCGCACTCGACTATTCCACCTACACCGGCCGCATCGGCGTGGGCCGTGTCGCGCGTGGCCGCATCAAGCCGGGCCAGCAGGTCATGGTGATGGGCCGCGACGGCAACAAGACCGCCAAGATCAACCAGGTGCTCGGCTTCCAGGGCCTTGAGCGCGTACTGGTTGATGAAGCACAGGCCGGCGACATCATCCTGATCAACGGTATCGAGGAAATCGGCATCGGCGTCACCATCGCCGACGTCAACAGCCCCGAGGCACTGCCGATGCTGTCGGTCGACGAGCCGACGCTGACCATGACCTTCCAGGTCAACAACTCGCCGCTGGCCGGCACCGAAGGCAAGTTCGTGACCTCGCGCCAGATCCGCGACCGTCTGACCAAGGAACTGCTGACCAACGTCGCGCTGCGCGTGGAAGATACGTCTGACGCAGATACCTTCCTGGTATCCGGCCGTGGCGAACTGCACCTGACCATCCTGCTGGAAAACATGCGTCGCGAAGGCTACGAGCTGTCGGTTTCGAAGCCGCGCGTGGTGATGAAGGACATCGACGGCGAGAAGTGCGAGCCGTACGAAATGCTGACGGTCGATGTCGAAGAGGCAAACCAGGGCGCTGTGATGGAAGAACTGGGGCGTCGCCGTGGCGAAATGGTCGACATGGTCAGCGACAGCAATGGCCGTACCCGCATCGAGTACAAGATTCCGGCGCGTGGCCTGATCGGCTTCCAGGGTGAATTCCTGACCATGACGCGTGGCACCGGCATCATGGCGCACGTGTTCGACGAATATGGTCCGGTCAAGGCAGACATCCCGGGCCGCCACAACGGCGTGCTGATCAGCCAGGAAAACGGTGAAGCGGTTGCTTACGCATTGTGGAACCTGGAAGACCGCGGCCGTATGTTCGTGAGCCCGGGCGAGAAGCTGTATGAAGGCATGATCATCGGCATTCACAGCCGCGACAACGATCTGGTCGTGAACCCGATCAAGGGCAAGAAGCTGACCAACGTGCGCGCATCGGGCACCGATGAGGCGGTTCGTCTGACGACGCCGGTCAAGCTGACGCTGGAATCGGCGATCGAATTCATCGATGACGACGAACTGGTCGAAATCACGCCGCAGAACATCCGTCTGCGCAAGCGCCACCTGCAGGAACACGAGCGCAAGCGCGCGGCCAAGTCTGAAGGCTAA
- a CDS encoding KTSC domain-containing protein codes for MERDAVKSSYVESVGYDPETHTLEVRYLDGGLCRYLQVPPMVFDELMAADSKGEYVTQYIKGSYHAVTLEC; via the coding sequence ATGGAACGGGATGCAGTCAAATCCAGCTATGTCGAGTCGGTCGGGTACGATCCGGAGACCCATACGCTCGAGGTGCGCTACCTCGACGGCGGCCTCTGCCGCTACCTGCAGGTGCCGCCGATGGTATTCGATGAGCTGATGGCAGCCGACTCGAAGGGCGAATACGTCACCCAGTATATCAAGGGCAGCTACCACGCCGTGACGCTGGAGTGCTGA